The Candidatus Hydrogenedentota bacterium genome window below encodes:
- a CDS encoding glycosyltransferase family 2 protein has product MKISAALIVRNEESMLPGCLESLQPAVDEIVLVDTGSTDQTVARATQYTPNVYAFTWQDDFARARNHSLKMATGDYVLVADADHRLVNPGLARGLLERFANEHSSNTVGTVEILSGVREGGHMREEISISPKFFRRDRFVFEGAIHEQLVPLEGEARQAPTGLQYLHSGYEDRDALLARIDRNRRILLRELENHPGDEYYLYQLGKADFCRKEYGEAVRAFEEALASMTFAGASLPTGRNRRTVSEDVLIDLLTCLAYAYANLERYREGRDLLERHRAMGHPATCWADFPHALGYMYLMLGDVARARQAFVTALQAGARRELVRGTGGFSSFYHLGLLAEAEGDTGAALGCYLQSLQSRPDYTATLSRCVDLVTEYKAALPREIWEAADKEAFVAVYVNRLVKHLGTGEREQAQMLLAAAKATAPG; this is encoded by the coding sequence CGATACGGGATCAACGGATCAAACAGTCGCGCGCGCCACCCAATACACCCCCAACGTGTACGCGTTCACATGGCAAGACGATTTCGCCCGTGCCCGGAACCACTCCCTGAAAATGGCTACGGGAGACTATGTCCTCGTGGCCGACGCGGATCACCGGCTCGTCAACCCCGGCTTGGCCCGCGGCCTGCTCGAGCGCTTCGCGAACGAGCATTCCTCCAACACAGTGGGGACGGTGGAGATACTCAGCGGCGTCCGCGAAGGCGGGCATATGCGCGAGGAGATATCCATTTCGCCCAAGTTCTTCCGCCGCGACCGTTTCGTGTTCGAGGGCGCTATCCATGAACAGCTCGTGCCGCTCGAGGGCGAAGCGCGGCAGGCCCCCACCGGCCTGCAATACCTCCATTCCGGGTACGAAGACAGGGATGCGCTCCTGGCTCGAATAGACCGAAACCGCCGTATTCTCCTGCGCGAGTTGGAGAATCACCCCGGTGACGAGTATTACCTTTACCAATTAGGCAAGGCCGACTTCTGCCGAAAAGAATACGGCGAGGCGGTTCGCGCGTTTGAGGAAGCCCTCGCAAGCATGACGTTCGCCGGGGCGTCTCTTCCAACAGGGCGGAACCGGCGCACGGTTTCCGAAGATGTGCTCATCGATCTCCTGACATGTCTTGCCTATGCTTACGCCAATCTCGAGCGCTATCGCGAGGGCCGTGATCTCCTCGAACGGCACCGGGCAATGGGCCATCCGGCTACTTGCTGGGCCGATTTTCCCCACGCCCTGGGCTACATGTACTTGATGCTCGGCGACGTGGCCCGCGCACGCCAGGCATTCGTCACGGCGCTGCAGGCCGGCGCCCGGCGGGAGCTTGTCCGCGGCACGGGCGGTTTCAGCTCGTTCTACCACCTTGGCTTGCTTGCCGAAGCCGAGGGCGACACAGGCGCAGCCCTCGGCTGCTACCTGCAATCCCTGCAGTCGCGTCCCGACTACACGGCTACGTTATCCCGATGCGTGGACCTTGTCACGGAGTATAAGGCCGCGCTCCCGCGGGAGATCTGGGAAGCAGCCGACAAAGAGGCCTTTGTCGCGGTCTATGTGAACCGTCTCGTCAAGCACCTGGGGACCGGAGAGCGCGAACAGGCCCAGATGTTGCTCGCCGCCGCAAAAGCGACGGCGCCCGG
- a CDS encoding DUF6259 domain-containing protein — NKQYLHTDAAGAECTQEGTRVRVRSACNGIRAEASFVLENDALAAQLRLENAGDVPIEETIFPWLGGLGPQAGASLVWPVFWERRTDDLFGKRLGGDHRAWNGLTQQKVARYPSHMASAWCEFGNEEGGLALEGRHTDFSILDFHVAKHLDKTRDPIERTLSLATSHPRRILPGGSWVSPPVRISLHEGDWRATADAHREWLDTWILKPDRPAKFAEAIGWHFFFMKHQDGLELNTYADLPDMASAALAAGCPYLMVFGWQTGGHDNNYFYRYVPNEEWGGAEALRAGIQAARMRGVEILPFFNGTLANIEMEEHKAFGHRWEAKTREGHPYYAGDWARHNYDVPTRNRSLLHHEIAPCREQRAYFLETVKRIVQDYGFGNTQLDQISEKMFVDYDETHIETTPDRVYVDGLAELLPGVRRLVREANPEGVMVSECLNDFTGQWCDSSWDWNILLPFPDPILYTLPWLMASHELDACEYGEANTAFAYKMHFDMKIDGGDSPITKYPRFAEHVKQLAALRRRAADYCVHGDFRAGNGMIVEGGADLLATLFHNRQTRKTGIVVAECANRETEVTVYPSFTYSGNPFADSNRAPIKSLDTKPPWSFTIAPYEILVLCFDDASAV; from the coding sequence GAACAAGCAGTATCTGCACACGGACGCCGCCGGCGCCGAATGCACGCAGGAAGGAACTCGCGTTCGCGTTCGCTCGGCGTGCAATGGCATACGGGCAGAAGCGTCGTTCGTCCTCGAAAATGACGCGCTTGCCGCTCAATTGCGCCTGGAAAATGCCGGAGACGTCCCTATCGAAGAAACCATCTTTCCATGGCTCGGGGGACTCGGTCCCCAGGCGGGCGCCTCTTTGGTCTGGCCGGTATTCTGGGAGCGGCGCACCGACGACCTCTTCGGCAAGCGGCTGGGCGGCGATCATCGCGCCTGGAACGGATTGACCCAGCAGAAGGTCGCGAGATACCCCTCCCATATGGCAAGTGCATGGTGTGAATTCGGCAACGAGGAAGGCGGGCTGGCCCTCGAGGGACGTCATACCGATTTCTCGATCTTGGATTTTCACGTCGCGAAACATCTCGACAAAACACGTGACCCGATCGAGCGGACGCTGTCCCTCGCGACCTCACACCCGAGGCGCATTCTCCCGGGGGGATCGTGGGTCAGCCCGCCCGTGAGAATCTCTCTGCACGAAGGAGACTGGCGCGCCACCGCCGACGCCCATAGGGAGTGGCTCGATACCTGGATCCTGAAGCCCGACCGCCCCGCGAAGTTCGCCGAAGCCATCGGCTGGCATTTCTTTTTCATGAAACACCAGGATGGCCTCGAACTCAACACCTATGCGGACCTGCCGGACATGGCAAGCGCGGCCCTGGCGGCGGGATGCCCATACCTGATGGTGTTCGGATGGCAGACCGGCGGCCACGACAACAACTACTTCTACCGCTATGTGCCCAATGAAGAATGGGGAGGCGCGGAAGCCCTGCGGGCGGGCATTCAGGCCGCGCGCATGCGGGGCGTCGAAATACTCCCCTTCTTCAACGGTACCCTGGCCAATATCGAAATGGAGGAACACAAGGCTTTTGGCCATCGCTGGGAAGCGAAAACACGCGAAGGCCACCCCTACTACGCGGGCGATTGGGCCCGTCATAACTATGACGTCCCCACCCGGAACCGGTCCCTGCTGCACCATGAAATCGCCCCCTGCCGCGAACAGCGCGCCTATTTCCTCGAAACAGTCAAGCGAATCGTCCAGGACTACGGTTTCGGAAATACGCAGCTGGACCAGATATCGGAGAAGATGTTTGTCGACTATGACGAAACGCACATCGAAACCACCCCGGACAGAGTCTACGTTGACGGGCTGGCGGAGTTGCTTCCCGGCGTGCGCAGGCTGGTCCGCGAAGCAAACCCCGAAGGGGTCATGGTATCGGAATGCCTCAATGATTTCACGGGGCAGTGGTGCGACAGTTCGTGGGACTGGAACATCCTGTTGCCGTTTCCAGACCCCATTCTTTATACCCTGCCGTGGCTGATGGCAAGCCATGAGCTCGACGCCTGCGAGTACGGCGAAGCGAACACGGCCTTCGCGTACAAAATGCACTTCGACATGAAGATCGACGGCGGGGATTCCCCCATCACGAAATACCCCCGGTTCGCGGAACATGTCAAGCAGCTTGCGGCACTGCGCAGGCGCGCAGCCGATTACTGCGTGCACGGAGATTTCCGGGCAGGAAATGGCATGATTGTAGAGGGCGGAGCGGACCTCCTCGCAACCCTTTTTCACAACCGGCAGACGCGCAAGACCGGGATCGTCGTTGCGGAATGCGCCAATCGTGAGACCGAAGTCACCGTGTACCCTTCATTCACGTACAGCGGAAACCCATTCGCCGATTCCAACAGAGCTCCGATAAAGTCTCTCGACACCAAACCGCCCTGGTCCTTCACGATTGCCCCTTACGAAATACTCGTGCTCTGCTTCGATGACGCGTCCGCAGTCTAA